A stretch of Myxococcus hansupus DNA encodes these proteins:
- a CDS encoding dioxygenase produces MADELDRRVVLQGAAAAGVAGVLGAGGPGGSQAVAPTAFISHGSPMVALDSDAYPQALRRLGDASPVRALVVVSAHWETPGEVRVTSSAQPSLIHDFYGFPEALYRLRYGAPGAPSLSEDVVSRLKAGGLPAVADAERGWDHGAWVPLLHAFPEAKLPVVQVSMPLGASPADVARMGELLRPLRAQGVLLMGSGGIVHNLRRLNFQEKEASVEPWAEAFDAWIARKLEARDFTGLQSWLDAPNARLAHPRAEHLMPLYFVLGAALPEDRLTPVFEGFHHGTLSMRSFALRA; encoded by the coding sequence ATGGCGGACGAGCTCGACAGACGCGTGGTTCTTCAAGGCGCGGCGGCGGCCGGGGTGGCGGGCGTTCTGGGCGCGGGTGGCCCGGGAGGCAGCCAAGCGGTGGCGCCGACGGCGTTCATCTCCCATGGCTCGCCCATGGTGGCCTTGGATTCGGATGCGTATCCGCAGGCGCTGCGCCGCTTGGGTGACGCGTCACCGGTGCGCGCGCTGGTGGTGGTGTCCGCCCACTGGGAGACGCCTGGCGAGGTCCGCGTCACCTCGAGCGCCCAGCCGTCCCTCATCCATGACTTCTACGGGTTTCCGGAGGCGCTCTACCGCCTGCGGTATGGCGCGCCCGGTGCGCCGTCGCTGTCCGAGGACGTCGTCTCGCGGTTGAAGGCGGGCGGGCTGCCGGCAGTGGCCGACGCCGAGCGCGGGTGGGACCACGGCGCGTGGGTGCCGCTGCTGCATGCCTTCCCAGAGGCGAAGCTCCCCGTGGTGCAGGTGTCCATGCCGCTGGGGGCGAGCCCCGCGGACGTGGCGCGCATGGGCGAGCTGCTGCGTCCGCTGCGCGCGCAGGGCGTGTTGCTCATGGGCAGCGGTGGCATTGTCCACAACCTGCGCCGCCTGAATTTCCAAGAGAAGGAGGCGTCCGTCGAGCCGTGGGCCGAGGCCTTCGACGCGTGGATTGCCCGCAAGCTGGAGGCGCGTGACTTCACCGGCCTTCAATCATGGCTGGACGCACCAAACGCGCGGCTCGCGCATCCAAGGGCCGAACATTTGATGCCGCTCTATTTCGTCCTCGGAGCTGCCCTCCCCGAGGACCGTCTCACCCCCGTATTCGAGGGCTTCCATCACGGAACCTTGTCCATGCGCAGCTTCGCGCTGCGCGCCTGA
- a CDS encoding 2-hydroxychromene-2-carboxylate isomerase, protein MPHTPIRFLLDYISPYAYLAWTRLPALAARHGRTVEPVPVLLAGLLNATGNIGPAEVAPKRVYIFKQTLRIAHAFNVPFAPPPAHPFNPLLALRVTAAVEDLGARSRLVSALYASAWGGGPGLETPETVGAAIQAAGLDAPALLAAAQTQAVKDRVRSNTEAALAAGAFGVPTYLADDELFFGVDSLEHLEQFLRGEDPLTPDALERWRTLPASASRR, encoded by the coding sequence ATGCCCCACACCCCCATCCGCTTCCTCCTCGACTACATCTCGCCGTACGCCTACCTGGCCTGGACGCGCCTGCCGGCCCTCGCCGCGCGCCATGGCCGCACCGTGGAGCCCGTCCCCGTGCTGCTGGCGGGCCTGCTCAACGCGACGGGCAACATCGGCCCCGCCGAGGTGGCGCCCAAGCGCGTCTACATCTTCAAGCAGACGCTGCGCATCGCCCACGCGTTCAACGTGCCCTTCGCGCCGCCGCCCGCGCACCCGTTCAACCCGCTGCTCGCGCTGCGGGTGACGGCCGCCGTGGAAGACCTGGGGGCGCGCAGCCGGCTGGTGAGCGCCCTGTACGCCTCCGCGTGGGGCGGCGGCCCCGGGCTGGAGACGCCCGAGACGGTGGGCGCCGCGATTCAGGCCGCGGGCCTGGACGCTCCGGCGCTGCTCGCCGCCGCGCAGACCCAGGCCGTGAAGGACCGGGTCCGGAGCAACACCGAGGCGGCGCTGGCCGCCGGGGCCTTCGGGGTGCCCACCTACCTGGCGGACGACGAGCTGTTCTTTGGCGTCGACTCGCTGGAGCACCTGGAGCAGTTCCTGCGGGGCGAGGACCCGCTCACCCCGGACGCGCTCGAGCGCTGGCGCACCCTGCCGGCCAGCGCGTCCCGGCGCTAG
- a CDS encoding DUF1751 domain-containing protein codes for MRPMRSFGGGGGGMGLPGLETMASKLAVALVAGSVLFHLTKAQSGNLLLLIPELVVRGPFLWQPLTYAFIETAPIGIIFGAIITWSIGGYLESLWGGKRLLMVAVGIAVTAGVLTTLLALLVPGTTVQAYAGGNVMTSVLWVSYGLTIGRGQANFWGIPLSGNALAGIGAGFVVLSAITSGWQTQVPDLLGLCMAFAYVRGANPRKLWLTLQHWRLQRQLKGRSKHLQVVRQDRPDRDQYLN; via the coding sequence ATGCGACCGATGCGGAGCTTCGGCGGCGGGGGCGGCGGTATGGGGCTGCCCGGCCTGGAGACCATGGCGTCCAAGCTGGCCGTGGCGCTGGTGGCCGGCTCCGTGCTGTTCCACCTGACGAAGGCCCAGTCCGGCAACCTGCTGCTGCTGATCCCCGAACTGGTGGTCCGCGGGCCCTTCCTCTGGCAGCCGCTCACCTACGCCTTCATCGAGACCGCCCCGATTGGCATCATCTTCGGGGCCATCATCACGTGGTCCATCGGCGGCTACCTGGAGTCCCTCTGGGGCGGCAAGCGGCTCCTGATGGTGGCGGTGGGCATCGCGGTGACCGCGGGTGTGCTCACCACGCTGCTGGCCCTGCTCGTGCCCGGCACGACGGTGCAGGCGTACGCCGGCGGCAACGTGATGACGTCGGTGCTGTGGGTGTCCTACGGACTCACCATTGGCCGGGGGCAGGCGAACTTCTGGGGCATTCCGCTCTCGGGCAATGCCCTGGCTGGCATCGGCGCGGGCTTCGTCGTCCTGTCGGCCATCACGTCGGGCTGGCAGACGCAGGTCCCGGACCTGCTGGGCCTGTGCATGGCGTTCGCCTACGTGCGCGGCGCGAACCCGCGCAAGCTGTGGCTGACCCTGCAGCACTGGCGGCTGCAGCGTCAGTTGAAGGGCCGCTCCAAGCACCTGCAGGTGGTGCGGCAGGACCGTCCCGACCGGGACCAGTACCTCAACTGA
- a CDS encoding YceI family protein: MKTSLKSAVALMFALPSMALASTWKVDESHSNAGFAIRHMMVSNVNGSINVKSGTVNLDDKDISKSTVEAVLDASSINTGNAKRDEHLKAPDFFDTAKFPEITFKSTKVQKAGAGKLKVSGDLTMHGVTKPVVLDVTGPSKESKDPWGNTRTGVTATTKLNRKDFGLTYNQALETGGVAVGEEVTVNLDLSLVKQGAPAPAATDKK; the protein is encoded by the coding sequence ATGAAGACGTCCCTGAAGAGCGCCGTTGCCCTGATGTTCGCCCTCCCGTCGATGGCGCTGGCCTCCACCTGGAAGGTGGACGAGTCGCACTCCAACGCGGGCTTTGCCATCCGTCACATGATGGTCTCCAACGTCAACGGCTCCATCAACGTGAAGAGCGGCACGGTGAACCTGGACGACAAGGACATCTCCAAGTCCACCGTCGAGGCCGTGCTGGACGCGTCCTCCATCAACACGGGCAACGCGAAGCGCGACGAGCACCTGAAGGCGCCTGACTTCTTCGACACCGCCAAGTTCCCGGAAATCACCTTCAAGTCCACCAAGGTGCAGAAGGCGGGCGCGGGCAAGCTGAAGGTCTCCGGCGACCTGACCATGCACGGCGTCACCAAGCCCGTCGTCCTGGACGTCACCGGCCCGTCGAAGGAGTCGAAGGACCCCTGGGGCAACACCCGCACGGGCGTGACGGCGACCACCAAGCTGAACCGCAAGGACTTCGGTCTGACCTACAACCAGGCGCTGGAGACGGGCGGCGTGGCGGTGGGTGAGGAAGTCACCGTGAACCTGGACCTGTCCCTGGTGAAGCAGGGCGCCCCGGCCCCGGCCGCGACGGACAAGAAGTAG
- a CDS encoding acetyl-CoA C-acetyltransferase, which yields MKSVSKNEEIYFLSGKRTPFGTYGGSLKDLSATDLAVESAKAALAQAKVSPEDVQHVVYGNVVQTSADAIYLPRHVGLRTGVPVPVPALGVNRLCGSGFQAFVTAAEMMLTEQASVVLAGGTESMSQAPHVIRGARWGLPLGKGGLEDMLWTALTDSYTGQPMAMTAEQLAVDYALTQEQVDEYAVLTQKRFAAAQEAGRFQDEIAPVTLKTKKGETVVSRDEHGRPETTVEGLRKLPKVFKKDGVVHAGAASGICDGAGSMVMATGSYVKQHGLQPIARLVNWGISGCDPKVMGIGPAPAIRNLLARAECQLSDIDLFEVNEAFAPQFLAVEKELGLPRERTNVNGGAIAVGHPLGASGARITTTLVYELKRRGARYGIGSACIGGGQGIAVLVEAL from the coding sequence ATGAAGAGCGTGTCCAAGAACGAGGAAATCTACTTCCTGTCCGGTAAGCGCACCCCGTTTGGTACCTACGGGGGCAGCCTGAAGGACCTCAGCGCCACCGACCTCGCGGTGGAGTCCGCGAAGGCGGCCCTGGCCCAGGCGAAGGTGTCTCCGGAGGACGTGCAGCACGTCGTCTACGGCAACGTGGTGCAGACCAGCGCCGACGCCATCTACCTGCCGCGCCACGTGGGCCTGCGCACCGGCGTTCCCGTCCCCGTTCCCGCGCTGGGCGTCAACCGGCTGTGCGGCTCCGGCTTCCAGGCCTTCGTCACCGCCGCGGAGATGATGCTCACCGAGCAGGCCTCCGTCGTGCTGGCCGGTGGCACCGAGTCCATGAGCCAGGCCCCCCACGTCATCCGCGGCGCCCGCTGGGGCCTGCCGCTGGGCAAGGGCGGCCTGGAGGACATGCTCTGGACGGCCCTCACCGACAGCTACACCGGTCAGCCCATGGCGATGACGGCCGAGCAGCTCGCGGTGGACTACGCCCTGACGCAGGAGCAGGTGGACGAGTACGCCGTCCTCACGCAGAAGCGCTTCGCCGCCGCGCAGGAGGCGGGCCGCTTCCAGGACGAAATCGCCCCCGTCACGCTGAAGACGAAGAAGGGTGAGACGGTGGTGTCTCGCGACGAGCACGGCCGCCCGGAGACGACGGTGGAGGGCCTGCGCAAGCTGCCCAAGGTCTTCAAGAAGGACGGCGTGGTGCACGCGGGCGCCGCCAGCGGCATCTGCGACGGCGCGGGTTCCATGGTGATGGCCACCGGCAGCTACGTGAAGCAGCACGGCCTGCAGCCCATTGCGCGGCTCGTCAACTGGGGCATCTCCGGGTGCGACCCCAAGGTCATGGGCATTGGCCCCGCGCCGGCCATCCGGAACCTCCTGGCGCGCGCGGAGTGTCAGCTTTCGGACATTGACCTCTTCGAGGTCAACGAGGCCTTCGCGCCGCAGTTCCTGGCGGTGGAGAAGGAGCTGGGCCTGCCGCGTGAGCGGACCAACGTGAATGGCGGCGCCATCGCCGTGGGCCACCCGCTGGGCGCCTCGGGCGCGCGCATCACCACCACCCTGGTGTACGAGCTGAAGCGCCGCGGCGCCCGCTATGGTATCGGGTCCGCCTGCATCGGTGGCGGCCAGGGCATCGCGGTGCTCGTCGAGGCGCTCTGA
- a CDS encoding protein kinase domain-containing protein — protein sequence MGMVVTGRYRVEGLLGEGGMGRIWLASDLHEHRRVALKEMQVPAGLTAGKTEELVLMFRHEFFAMKKLQHPGTLKVFDWGMTEAGNRFITMEVVDGQDLSSLGRESPLDTATLYRVLIQMSQVLAFLHSRLYVHCDIKASNVRITRSGAVKLMDFGVMHQLGTPSPGKLKGTLEYLAPEWQRGASIDGRADLYSLGVMAYYLATRRLPFKRNTPAALLADHLTRPPPKPSTICPVDPQLEEIILLLLAKDPRERFQDASELMEALCHASGEPMPEEPLSARASYLHVPEVVGRAAELEALMNGLAEADWGQSRAVLLGAPAGVGKTRLLQEFELQAKLAELPFGRGQCRAEGQAPLTPIVQAVRCLVPLTPAEMMDRLAPKLRQLLPGLTPDAPESHPVAGEEKLAFFGALAEWVQALGRRMTLVLCFEDLQWADSATLEVLNVLIRALYGTRGMVVGTFRSGELSRLSLAFQTVDEKITTRMDLEPLAVEHVRTLVELALPGLSVPEAFVTRLHDTTGGNAFFATECLRALVEEGALTRVGGRWSAVEGLDTRPMPASIHDAVIARLGSAPAEQVSLLRRLAPAGRSLELPMLRALAELPEAELFAVLDGIVERQFLQEVEGRYVFTHDTVHQAIYDSTPEDDRRMAHGRVALALQTLHSSRPELSRTVGWHYLRSSEPELAIGPLLDAGRAAIEAQALLEATLLLKEAAMLLEAAPDFPGRDRLLLRIWVTMVEVGYSSDPPISLTFARKLSEHWASTVDLVEGRAQAVAALEAACSAPESERPARLKELFREREADSFSSPADVFWKQAELRILQAMALASVGRTDALSDLLARVRAEQPEVSPYRAATLLAPAQLCAYTGRFAGVLETQYEQLERLRGLREVTGRLPRRLAWALGMGGYMMNLNLALRGEPLDAQALRDGYAVAESHGFTDVRGFHLFSVVTRAAFTGDGAAFVPAFTEKTELVRRLGNPRLMERNLALFTPPYYLERGEHEHVAAVVARAEALSRVLPEDRWLQCHLRVYQACRDVLFEDAGAARQSLPAALAAAREGGIRMETLLRVYQSRFEREQGNLVAAQDAAEAALVRATDPVLANPWDEILSRRALAALMPGEEGLMHLRRALALAELTGNVLQVGLVRLSLAERARDSDAAVVALEAAEAAFTDARASSLLALASSLRGALQRRAEELRQIA from the coding sequence ATGGGCATGGTGGTGACGGGGCGCTACCGGGTGGAAGGGCTGCTGGGCGAGGGCGGCATGGGCCGCATCTGGCTGGCGTCGGACCTGCATGAGCACCGCCGGGTGGCGCTCAAGGAGATGCAGGTCCCCGCGGGCCTGACGGCCGGCAAGACGGAGGAGCTGGTGCTGATGTTCCGGCACGAGTTCTTCGCGATGAAGAAGCTCCAGCACCCCGGCACGCTCAAGGTCTTCGACTGGGGCATGACGGAGGCCGGCAACCGCTTCATCACCATGGAGGTGGTGGACGGGCAGGACTTGAGCTCGCTGGGGCGCGAGTCGCCGCTGGACACGGCCACGCTGTACCGCGTGCTCATCCAGATGTCGCAGGTCCTGGCCTTCCTGCACTCGCGGCTGTACGTGCACTGCGACATCAAGGCCAGCAACGTCCGCATCACCCGCTCCGGCGCGGTGAAGCTGATGGACTTCGGGGTGATGCACCAGTTGGGCACGCCCAGTCCGGGCAAGCTCAAGGGCACGCTGGAGTACCTGGCGCCGGAGTGGCAGCGGGGCGCGAGCATCGACGGGCGCGCGGACCTCTACTCGCTGGGCGTCATGGCCTATTACCTGGCCACGCGGCGGCTGCCCTTCAAGCGCAACACCCCGGCGGCGCTGCTGGCGGACCACCTGACGCGTCCGCCGCCGAAGCCGTCCACCATTTGCCCGGTGGACCCGCAGTTGGAGGAAATCATCCTGCTGCTGCTGGCGAAGGATCCACGCGAGCGCTTCCAGGACGCCAGCGAGCTGATGGAGGCGCTCTGCCACGCCAGCGGCGAGCCCATGCCGGAGGAGCCGCTGTCCGCGCGCGCCAGCTACCTGCACGTGCCGGAGGTGGTGGGCCGCGCCGCGGAGCTGGAAGCGTTGATGAACGGCCTGGCCGAGGCGGACTGGGGCCAGTCCCGCGCGGTGCTGCTGGGCGCTCCGGCGGGCGTGGGCAAGACGCGGCTGCTCCAGGAGTTCGAGCTGCAGGCCAAGCTGGCGGAGCTGCCCTTTGGCCGCGGTCAGTGCCGCGCGGAGGGGCAGGCGCCGCTGACGCCCATCGTCCAGGCGGTGCGCTGCCTGGTGCCGCTCACGCCGGCGGAGATGATGGACCGCCTGGCGCCGAAGCTGCGGCAGTTGCTGCCGGGGCTGACGCCGGACGCGCCGGAGTCCCACCCCGTGGCGGGCGAGGAGAAGCTGGCTTTCTTCGGCGCGCTGGCCGAGTGGGTGCAGGCCCTGGGTCGGCGGATGACGCTGGTGCTGTGCTTCGAGGACCTCCAGTGGGCGGACAGCGCCACGCTGGAGGTGCTCAACGTCCTCATCCGCGCGCTGTACGGCACGCGCGGCATGGTGGTGGGCACGTTCCGCTCCGGAGAGCTCAGCCGGCTGAGTCTGGCCTTCCAGACGGTGGACGAGAAGATCACCACCCGCATGGACCTGGAGCCGCTGGCCGTCGAGCACGTGCGCACGCTGGTGGAGCTGGCGCTGCCGGGCTTGAGCGTGCCGGAGGCCTTCGTCACGCGGCTGCACGACACCACGGGTGGCAACGCCTTCTTCGCCACCGAGTGCCTGCGTGCGCTGGTGGAGGAGGGCGCGCTCACGCGCGTGGGCGGCCGGTGGAGCGCGGTGGAGGGGCTGGACACGCGGCCCATGCCGGCCAGCATCCACGACGCGGTGATCGCGCGCCTGGGCAGCGCTCCGGCGGAGCAGGTGTCGCTGCTGCGGCGTCTGGCGCCCGCGGGCCGCAGCCTGGAGCTGCCCATGCTCCGCGCGCTGGCGGAGCTGCCCGAGGCCGAGCTGTTCGCGGTGCTGGATGGCATCGTGGAGCGGCAGTTCCTCCAGGAGGTGGAGGGCCGCTACGTCTTCACGCACGACACCGTGCACCAGGCCATCTACGACAGCACGCCGGAGGACGACCGGCGGATGGCGCACGGCCGCGTGGCGCTGGCGCTGCAGACGCTGCACTCGTCGCGGCCGGAGCTGTCGCGCACGGTGGGGTGGCACTACCTGCGCTCGTCGGAGCCGGAGCTGGCCATTGGCCCGCTGCTGGACGCGGGCCGGGCCGCCATCGAGGCGCAGGCGTTGCTGGAGGCGACGCTGCTGCTGAAGGAAGCGGCGATGTTGCTGGAGGCGGCGCCGGACTTCCCAGGACGCGACAGGCTGCTGCTGCGCATCTGGGTGACGATGGTGGAGGTGGGCTATTCGAGTGACCCGCCCATCTCGCTCACCTTCGCGCGCAAGCTGAGCGAGCATTGGGCCTCCACGGTGGACCTGGTGGAAGGCCGCGCGCAGGCGGTGGCCGCGCTGGAGGCCGCGTGCTCGGCGCCGGAGTCGGAGCGCCCCGCGCGCTTGAAGGAGCTCTTCCGCGAGCGTGAGGCGGATTCGTTCTCGTCGCCCGCGGACGTGTTCTGGAAGCAGGCAGAGCTGCGCATCCTCCAGGCCATGGCGCTGGCGAGCGTCGGACGCACGGACGCCCTCTCGGACCTGCTGGCGCGCGTGCGGGCCGAGCAGCCCGAGGTGTCGCCGTACCGCGCCGCGACGCTACTGGCGCCCGCGCAGTTGTGCGCCTACACGGGCCGCTTCGCGGGCGTGCTGGAGACGCAGTACGAGCAGTTGGAGCGGCTGCGCGGGCTGCGTGAAGTGACGGGCCGGCTGCCCCGGCGTCTGGCGTGGGCGCTGGGCATGGGCGGCTACATGATGAACCTGAACCTGGCGCTGCGCGGCGAGCCGCTGGACGCGCAGGCGCTTCGCGACGGGTACGCCGTGGCGGAGTCCCACGGGTTCACGGACGTGCGCGGCTTCCACCTGTTCTCGGTGGTGACGCGCGCCGCCTTCACGGGGGACGGCGCGGCCTTCGTCCCGGCCTTCACGGAGAAGACGGAGCTGGTGCGGCGGCTGGGCAACCCCCGGCTGATGGAGCGCAACCTGGCCCTCTTCACGCCGCCGTACTACCTGGAGCGCGGCGAGCACGAGCACGTGGCCGCGGTGGTGGCCCGCGCCGAGGCGCTGTCGCGCGTGCTGCCCGAGGACCGCTGGCTCCAGTGTCACCTGCGCGTGTACCAGGCCTGCCGCGACGTGCTGTTCGAGGACGCTGGTGCGGCGCGCCAGTCGCTGCCCGCGGCCCTGGCGGCGGCGCGCGAGGGGGGCATCCGCATGGAGACGCTGCTGCGCGTCTACCAGTCCCGCTTCGAGCGGGAGCAGGGCAACCTCGTGGCGGCCCAGGATGCCGCGGAGGCGGCGCTGGTGCGGGCCACCGACCCGGTGCTCGCGAACCCGTGGGATGAAATCCTCTCCCGCCGGGCGCTGGCGGCGCTGATGCCCGGCGAGGAGGGGCTGATGCACCTGCGCCGCGCGCTCGCGCTCGCGGAGCTGACGGGCAACGTGCTCCAGGTCGGGCTGGTGCGCCTGTCGCTCGCGGAGCGCGCGCGGGACTCGGACGCCGCGGTGGTGGCGCTCGAGGCGGCGGAGGCGGCCTTCACCGACGCGCGCGCCTCCAGCCTGCTCGCGCTGGCCAGCTCGCTGCGCGGCGCGCTCCAGCGCCGAGCCGAGGAGCTTCGTCAAATCGCCTGA
- a CDS encoding sigma-54-dependent Fis family transcriptional regulator, giving the protein MAGRFELDLSELLTFEPGGGLIHFGGQRVLLMDPVALGMLRKELIGLMGMTAARGTFTRLGYAHGWRTAEAMKGAVPWKDESLWRRAGGRLHTLQGQVRVEPVERRADEGPEPFAEAQWRDSYEAEQHLLHLGQADQPVCWSLTGFASGYMSYVNGKPIYGTELRCVGKGDAACHYVGRPADEWSTECAEVLRFYETQCMEGMLAQVTEALRQTERKLRAKRQSLARAGVTEDPAGMVARSEAMQRVINLARRSAKVDSTVLVTGESGVGKERIARLIHDESGRAHKAFVAVNCAAVTESLLESELFGHVRGAFTGATSDRAGLFEAAHGGTLFLDEVGEVPPSMQAKLLRVLQEREVRRVGENTSRKVDVRLVAATNRDLAEEVRLGRFRQDLYYRLRVIELRIPPLRDRRDDVLPLARLLLAEAAERLGRRVSGLSPDAADQLLRYPWPGNVRELGNAVERAVALCEGTRVEREDLPEEVRAAPPSLVPSDNPRRLEDVEKHYILAVLAQNGGNRARTAEQLDIGVATLYRKLKQYGHPEAAH; this is encoded by the coding sequence GTGGCTGGCCGTTTCGAGTTGGACTTGAGTGAGCTGCTGACCTTCGAGCCAGGAGGCGGGCTCATCCACTTCGGAGGCCAGCGGGTGCTGCTGATGGACCCGGTGGCCCTGGGGATGCTGCGCAAGGAGCTCATCGGGTTGATGGGGATGACGGCGGCGCGCGGCACCTTCACGCGCCTGGGTTACGCGCACGGCTGGCGCACCGCGGAGGCGATGAAGGGCGCGGTGCCCTGGAAGGATGAGTCGCTGTGGCGGCGCGCGGGCGGCCGGCTGCACACGCTGCAGGGACAGGTCCGGGTGGAGCCGGTGGAGCGCCGGGCGGACGAAGGCCCGGAGCCCTTCGCCGAGGCCCAGTGGCGCGACTCCTACGAGGCCGAGCAGCACCTCCTGCACCTGGGACAGGCCGACCAGCCGGTGTGCTGGAGCCTCACCGGCTTCGCGTCCGGCTACATGAGCTACGTCAACGGCAAGCCCATCTACGGCACGGAGCTGCGCTGCGTGGGCAAGGGCGACGCGGCCTGCCACTACGTGGGCCGGCCCGCCGACGAATGGAGCACCGAGTGCGCCGAGGTGCTCCGCTTCTACGAAACCCAGTGCATGGAAGGCATGCTGGCGCAGGTGACGGAGGCGCTGCGGCAGACGGAGCGCAAGCTGCGCGCGAAGCGGCAGTCCCTGGCGCGCGCGGGCGTGACGGAGGACCCGGCGGGCATGGTGGCGCGCTCGGAGGCGATGCAGCGGGTCATCAACCTGGCGCGGCGCTCCGCGAAGGTGGACTCCACGGTGCTCGTCACCGGCGAGAGCGGCGTGGGCAAGGAGCGCATCGCGCGGCTCATCCACGACGAGTCCGGCCGCGCGCACAAGGCCTTCGTCGCCGTCAACTGCGCCGCCGTCACCGAGAGCCTGCTGGAGAGCGAGCTCTTCGGCCACGTGCGCGGCGCCTTCACCGGCGCCACCAGCGACAGGGCGGGCCTCTTCGAAGCGGCCCACGGCGGCACCCTCTTCCTGGACGAGGTGGGCGAGGTGCCGCCTTCCATGCAGGCCAAGCTGCTGCGCGTGCTCCAGGAGCGTGAGGTCCGCCGCGTGGGCGAGAACACCAGCCGCAAGGTGGATGTGCGGCTCGTCGCCGCCACCAACCGCGACCTCGCCGAGGAGGTCCGCCTGGGCCGCTTCCGGCAGGACCTCTACTACCGGCTGCGCGTCATCGAGCTGAGGATTCCGCCGCTGAGGGACCGCCGTGACGACGTGCTGCCCCTGGCGCGGCTGCTGCTCGCGGAGGCCGCGGAGCGGCTGGGCCGCCGGGTGTCAGGCCTGTCGCCCGACGCGGCGGATCAACTCCTCCGCTACCCGTGGCCCGGCAACGTGCGCGAGCTGGGCAACGCCGTGGAGCGCGCCGTCGCCCTTTGCGAGGGCACGCGCGTGGAGCGGGAGGACCTGCCCGAGGAGGTCCGCGCCGCGCCCCCCAGCCTGGTGCCCTCGGACAACCCACGGCGGCTGGAGGACGTGGAGAAGCACTACATCCTCGCGGTGCTGGCCCAGAACGGCGGCAACCGCGCGCGCACCGCCGAGCAGCTCGACATCGGCGTGGCGACGCTCTACCGGAAGCTCAAGCAGTATGGCCACCCGGAGGCGGCCCACTGA